The DNA region CCTATTATTGTAGGTAAAAAATATCCGCCAATTGCCCAAATCGGACTAAGTAAAAAGAGAATTTCCCAAGGACTTAAATTATTAAACATTATTTGAATTTCCTTAAATTTGAATTTTTATAATTCCGAAATATTAGTATTTATTTTTTTAAAC from Leptospira noumeaensis includes:
- a CDS encoding superinfection immunity protein, which produces MFNNLSPWEILFLLSPIWAIGGYFLPTIIGLVKKKNSYKLVLINLLLGWTIIG